TGAAGGACGGGGAAAAGATTTATGTGGAAAACATTGTAACCACAACAGCGCAATAGGGATATATAGCCTGGCTAAAAGAATGGGTTCTGTATTTAGCCAGAGAGTTGCCAATGGACACTCTTGAAGCTCAAGCAATATGTTGAAGTAAATAATCATGGTAAATCCTTCAATAAGTCATTATTGAGCAAATAAGCGAAGACACATAACGGAGTAGAACTTGGTGTCCATATAGAAAGGGCAGCACATCAATGGCGTGACGTAGAGCAAAGCTTGGCGGTGAAGCAAGGTGTGTGGGTAAATCTCCAGGGCGGTGGAATGAGCCGCGTTCAAAAACTAACCATGTTATATTCCTGGCGTATTGTTTTGTTATCGAGTTTGTGATCTCATAGCAGTAATCAAATATAAAGCAGCAATACTTACGTCATTTTTATTTTTTATGGTGATTCTTTGGAAGAAAATAACTGAACCGGTTCGATACCGGAAATCACCACCAATAACACTCGGGAGGGAGTGTATTTTTTTTACAAAGGAGAAGATTAGAATGAAAACAAAAGTAATTGCGGTGGCAAACGAAAAGGGCGGTGTCGGGAAGACAACGACAGCCATAAACCTTACCTATGAGTTACAGCAAAGAGGAAGAAAGGTTCTTTTAATCGACAATGATCCGCAATCAAATATGACGCGGCATTGTGGTACGAACCCACACAGTAAGGATCATATCACGTTGACAAATTTGATCGAAAACATGATTAACTATGTTACTGGCGTTGATAATGGTGTGTCTTATGAAGATATACTGCCGCCTGCAGAAGAAGTGGTTATTTTCAAAAATGGCTTTGAATTTATAGCGGCGAATGTGGTTTTGGAAGTAGCTGAGCGAGCCCTTTACGTTACGCCCAATACAGAGCAAATTCTTGATGAAATAGTAAAACAATATGGCAAAGGTTATGATTATGTCATTATTGATTGTAGACCGACACTTTCTAAGTTAACTTTAAATGCATTTGTAGCAGCAGACTCTGTCATTATACCAATCGAGTCTGAGCCATATGCGGTTGATGGCCTCAACATGCTATTAAAGAACATAGAGATTATAAAAAGGGGTTTCGGCCATGGTGGTCTTAACCCAAAATTAGAAATTGAAGGAATACTTTTTACAATGTATAAAGGGCGATTGCGCTTGACTCAGGATTTAGAAAAACAGGTAAAAAACAGATTTGGGGAAGATTTAAATGTATTTAAAACAATGATCCCAACATCTGTTAAAGCACCTGAATCTGTACTTGCAAAGGCGGCTGTGCGAGCTTATGACAAGAAAAACCCGGTAGGGCTTGCTTATCAACAATTAGCCGAAGAAATTGATTCAAACTACTAGGAGGTGTTTGTATGGATGAAAAATTTGATTTTGATATGTCAGAATTTTTGGGAGCAACAAAACCCGATAATACATATATAGCAGGTTATAATAAAGATAAAACAACCAGAGACGAGATTGACATATCTTTATTGGTTCCTTCACCCTTTCATCCAATACCATTATATGGTGAGGAGAAAGAGAAGGAGATGGTTGAAAGCATTAAAGCTTTTGGTGTGCTTCAGCCAATTCTCATCAGAGAGTCAAAAATTCAAATTGGTAAATATGAGATTTTAAATGGCAGAAATAGAGTACATTGTTCAGAGCTTGCTGGAAAGACAACGATCCCGTACATTCTGGAAGAATACTCAGATGCTGATGCGCAGTACGTCACTTTGGATGCCATCATTCAACAGAGGGGCTTTAACGACTTGAAGTTTTCTGAACGAGCTGAGATTGTTCATTTACTGGTTGAAGAAGTAAAGAAAGAAAACCTCAGTGAAAAAATACAGCAAAGCTTATCATCGGATGATGAAGAAGAATCGGGAGTGTTTCATGGTATCTCAGAACGGACACGACGTCGATACTTACAGTTATACAAATGCTGCGAGGAAATAAAAGGCGAAGTAGATGATAAAAAAATGGCCATGAAGGTAGCTTTAAATCTATCGGTACTCTCTCTGGAAGATCAGAAATTTGTCATGCAAATGAGCCGGGAATATAAAAAGCCAATTGATGAAAAAATCTCTAAAATACTTAAAGATAAAATGGAAAAAAGAGAGCTGAATGAAGAGATGATTCGAGAAGTTTTCGAAGGTAAGAAGCAAAACAACCGAAATGCTTCATTTAGTGTAAAACTGCCAAAAGAAATCAAGAATGAGTATTTTAGTGAGAAAAAGCCTAAAGAAATTCAAGAAATTATTGAAAAAGCATTAAAAATATATTTTGCAAATATGAATGAGTATGATGATGAAATGGATGAAATAACATCGGGCTGACAAGCCCTTTTTTGTTTTCCGGAAAAGCGGTCACGTGACCGAAAGTCTTGAAACCCGCTTGTAGTCTGGTCTAGAGCCATGTTGAAAAAATCCTTATGGAGGGACAAATGGATGTAAATTACGAAATTGCTGAAGAAGTAGCAGCATTGGAACTGGATGATGAAAATGAAGAAAAATTTTTAACAGAAGAACAGACCCAAGAACTGTACGAGATGATCTTCAGCGACGAGCATGGTCTTTTTGATGGTGTTGATTCAGTGCTTGAGGAGCTGTTAAAAGATTTCCTTGCAGAAATTGCAAGGGAACAAGGGCACGAAGAAATTAAAGACCAGTGGGAAAAAATCAAAGCTGAAAAAAATGAAAAAGTCTTGCTTGAGCTTCAGGCAGCGCAAAAGAAAATAGATGCGCTAGAACAACAGTTAAGTGAGAGAAATATCGAGATCGAAAATCTGCAAAATGAGATGGTAAAAAACAGTCAGATCATTGCAGTTAGCCAGACCCGAAACTTAGAAGATGAACGCCGTAAATTGTCGGAACAATATAATCAAGAAATTTCAAAAATACAGCAACAGTATGAGACAGAAATTCATGAAATGAACTCTAAAATAAAAGAAAAGGAAAACGAACTTTTTAAAATAAAAGAAAAACAAATTAATTTAGAGAAAGAGAACGAAATAAGAGATGCGTTTATGTATGCCGACAAAACAGAAATTGAAGCTGGAATTCGTGAGGCTTTAGTGGGCGAAAAAGAAGTCAGCCTAGAAGCTTATGCGAAAAGACTCAATGAACAAAGTGAAAGTATTAAAATGGTAGCACAGACAATTCACGATTTGGTGGATCGTGCCTGTTGCAGTGAAGAAAGAATTAAGCAGGAGGTTATTAAAGCAGCCCAAATGTTTTTTGAAATAAAATTATACCCGAAATTAAAAAGCGAACTGATCGAAGAGTTGAATGGACAAAAGGGATCAATTGATAAAAATACGGTAACCGAAAAGTTATCTGTACAAAAATAAAGTTGTAAAATCTTGTTAGGAGAAATAAGAAAATGAAAATCGCCGAAGTATTGAAAAAATACAACGAGAAATTAGAAGAATTGTATCGTGAAGAGAGGGCAATACTTGAGCCTCTTTTTAAAAAAGAATAAAAAAGGGATTTTTTGAAGAACTTGGAGATCAAAAAAAAAGCGTTTTGTTCACAGGCAACTTTAGTGTACCTACTCAGCTCCAGACCGTCATATACAGTTTGGTCAGCCCGCTGGACTACAGATGAAGATTAACAATCCCAACGAAAAAATAGAATTTTTAGAAATAAAATAATTGAGAAGATTAAGATGAAAAAGGAACTTTTGTATATAGTCCACGATCAGAACGGATGGACATTCGCTTCGGAATGGAGGAATATTACGGAGGTTTGCATTGCGGAGAATTTAATTTCTTAGTGTGGTTGATCGCAACCGCCATTTTGCTTTATCTAGTGCGAGATATGTTATAAATAGAATATATATTACATGCTTAAGTTAAAAAATTGAAAATGAAGGACAGTAAAATGGAAAACAATATAGATATGGCTATCAATAAAGAAGCTCACATTTACAAAGCAAAAAGAAAAGTTGGTAGTGGGTGGATTATGGGATTTCCTTTGATCATAGATAATGAATGGTACATTCGTAGTGAAAATGATTTTAGGAATTACAAGATTGATGTTAAAACGCTTTGCCGCTGCACAGTAAAGCGTAATGTCAAAAATGAATTGATTTTCGAGCATGATTATATAGAAAGTATGGGTACCAGCCTAGTTATGGAAATATGTTATGGTGAATACCAGGCGTACTGTCCGGTAGATGATATATGGCTACCAACAATTGGCTTTTACGCGAAAGCTGAGAATTATAAAGATATGCCAATAGGCGATCTGCCAGAGTATGCGCTAAGATTGTACAATAGATTCGATAAAAAAGGAGAAGAAAATGAAAATTCAGAACAATTTTAGAAGCATTGAAAACCGAGCATGGGTTTATTTTATCGGCAAAGCCTACCAACCCTCGTAAGAGGGATGGGCAAGATACGCCATTGTCGGACATTTTGGTTTCACCAAAACGTCCAACAATCGCAATCTTGTTTTTCCGTTTGTTCCAAACAGAAAAAATTGAAAGGGGCAAGCCCCCAGACTGTGTCAAAACACAGTCTCTTGTTGGTGACTCCGTCCCCAAACCCCTGGGTAAAGGTTGAACTTTGAAAAAAGAGCAAAAAAAGAAGCGCTATGCTCGGATTGCTTGGATTAATGGCTGGATTCCCATGATATGGATGGCTCTTTTAAGATTAAAGGCAAGAAAAGCAAGCGCAATCTCACCTTCTACCTTTTGCTTGCCTTTCAGTAAAAGATAGGAGATGCCCATTGCGCGTTTTACGGTTCCAAAGGGGTGCTCAACAATGGCCTTTCTTTGTCGAACGATCTCTTTATTTTGAAAGATGTGAACTTTTCGAAGGAATAAGTCGGAATCATCGAAGGCCTTGGTGTATTCTGACGGTTTCATGACACGCTCGGCGCGGTAATAGCGCATTTTTGTACATTTTTTAGGACAGTGTCTACAGGCTTGTGTATTATCGTATTTGGCAACATGTTTATTTTTATTATAAGTACAGGGCCTTAACACTTTTCCTAGTGGACAGATGAAAATATTACGCTCTGGAAGATAAATCGCGCGTGCAACGTTCGAATCATAGTCGGTAATCTTTTCAGTATTTGCCGCATCTGTAGGAATACAAAATTCATAATCCCCTCCAGCAACAACAGGACGATGACCACTGAGATAAAGTTGAGCCACATCACTTACACTGTCGTAGCCGTTATCTGCAACGACGGTCATGGCGGGCACTTCCAATAAATCTGCCGCTTTTTGAGCTAAAGGACCCATTAAATTTTTATCCTGAGCTTGATTTTCAACCGTGAATTCAACAATCATTTTGTTTTTACTGTCGACAGCGGTTTGAATATTCAAACAGACATCAAGCCCGTTTTTAGTTTTCATCAGACGGCTATCGGGATCGGTAAGCGAAATTTGGGTTTCGTCGCTTTCAGCGAGCTCCGCTAAAAAAGATTCATAAAGTGTTTTGCGGTCAGTGAGCTGATGAATAACTTCGCTTATATCGCTGGATATTTCAGAAGTGCTTTGATTTTCAAGTGCATCATTCTGATTTAAAGCATCAAGATAGCTTTCGATTTTTTCTTCGATATGCTGAATCCGATCCTTTAGTTTGTTTTTGGTGAAGTTGCGGTCTTTGGTATTCCAGGCTTTAAATTTGCTGCCATCAATCGCAAGCAGTTCTTTACCGTAAAGCTCCCATTGGGTACAGAGCTGTACAAAGTTTTTAAAGACATTCTTAAGTGCCGTTGGATTTTGCTGGCGAAAGCGGGCAATGGTTTTATGATCCGGGGAAAGTTTTTGAAGCAGCCAAATCACTTCGAGGTTTCGTTTGGTCTCAATTTCCAGACGCCTGGAAGAACGCACGTGATTCATATAGCCATAAATATAAAGTTTTAGAAGATCACGTGGCGAGTACATCGGGCGGCCTGTTTGATTGGGTTTCCACTTATTAAATCCGAGATTTTCGAAATCTAAGGTATCAACATAAGCATCAATGACACGTACAGGATTATTTTCATCGACATAATCCTCGATACAGTCTGGAAGTAACATCCCTTGATGACGATTATTTCCAATAATGAAATCCATAAGAATACCCTCCCGATTATTTTAAGATTATGTATTAATTATACCACGATTTTGGGGATTTAGGTGGACTTTTGACACAAACTCCCCCTTAGACCCCAAAACCCCAAAAATCTAACAATATCCTAAGGAGAAAAAAATGACAAAAGTCAAAGAAAGTTATGAGGAAGAATTAACCACTGTGTTATCTGCCATGCTTGGTTGCGAAGCAGATGAGGTAATGGATCTTTTCAAATCAAAAGACTGTGATCTTATAGAATTGGCAGCACAGGCTGTATCAGAAAATGCATCAGCCTCAAGGGATTATGAAGTGAGCCTTGAGAATCTTAAAAAAGAAATTAATGATCAGGAAGAATGGAGAGAAACATTTGAATCGGAGGGATACATCGGCTCTAACGAGATAGATGAAGATGGGCGGTAAAATGTAGAATACACTGCCGGTCACGTGACCGGAAGTCGTGCATCCCGCTATTTGAGTAGGTTTGAGCCGGTTTAAAAAAATGCTTAATGTTTAAATGATTATGGAGGTATCATTATGAAATACAAGAATATGGCCCTGAAAGAAGCTCAACTGAATGAGAAGGAAGCCTACCTTAAACAGTGGGAAGCAGAACTTAATAAAAGAGAA
The DNA window shown above is from Eubacterium limosum and carries:
- a CDS encoding ParA family protein; the protein is MKTKVIAVANEKGGVGKTTTAINLTYELQQRGRKVLLIDNDPQSNMTRHCGTNPHSKDHITLTNLIENMINYVTGVDNGVSYEDILPPAEEVVIFKNGFEFIAANVVLEVAERALYVTPNTEQILDEIVKQYGKGYDYVIIDCRPTLSKLTLNAFVAADSVIIPIESEPYAVDGLNMLLKNIEIIKRGFGHGGLNPKLEIEGILFTMYKGRLRLTQDLEKQVKNRFGEDLNVFKTMIPTSVKAPESVLAKAAVRAYDKKNPVGLAYQQLAEEIDSNY
- a CDS encoding IS1182 family transposase is translated as MDFIIGNNRHQGMLLPDCIEDYVDENNPVRVIDAYVDTLDFENLGFNKWKPNQTGRPMYSPRDLLKLYIYGYMNHVRSSRRLEIETKRNLEVIWLLQKLSPDHKTIARFRQQNPTALKNVFKNFVQLCTQWELYGKELLAIDGSKFKAWNTKDRNFTKNKLKDRIQHIEEKIESYLDALNQNDALENQSTSEISSDISEVIHQLTDRKTLYESFLAELAESDETQISLTDPDSRLMKTKNGLDVCLNIQTAVDSKNKMIVEFTVENQAQDKNLMGPLAQKAADLLEVPAMTVVADNGYDSVSDVAQLYLSGHRPVVAGGDYEFCIPTDAANTEKITDYDSNVARAIYLPERNIFICPLGKVLRPCTYNKNKHVAKYDNTQACRHCPKKCTKMRYYRAERVMKPSEYTKAFDDSDLFLRKVHIFQNKEIVRQRKAIVEHPFGTVKRAMGISYLLLKGKQKVEGEIALAFLAFNLKRAIHIMGIQPLIQAIRA
- a CDS encoding ParB/RepB/Spo0J family partition protein — translated: MDEKFDFDMSEFLGATKPDNTYIAGYNKDKTTRDEIDISLLVPSPFHPIPLYGEEKEKEMVESIKAFGVLQPILIRESKIQIGKYEILNGRNRVHCSELAGKTTIPYILEEYSDADAQYVTLDAIIQQRGFNDLKFSERAEIVHLLVEEVKKENLSEKIQQSLSSDDEEESGVFHGISERTRRRYLQLYKCCEEIKGEVDDKKMAMKVALNLSVLSLEDQKFVMQMSREYKKPIDEKISKILKDKMEKRELNEEMIREVFEGKKQNNRNASFSVKLPKEIKNEYFSEKKPKEIQEIIEKALKIYFANMNEYDDEMDEITSG